GAGCCGGCAGCAGTTCGGCAGCGCCCGCTCCGGCCAGTTCTGCGGCGGGGTGCTGGTGACGGCGACCAAGGTGGTGACCGCGGCGCACTGCTTCTACGACGAGCGGACGGGCCACCGCATCGACCGTCCGGGCCTGGAGGCGGTGATCGGCCGGGACGACCTGCGGACGAGGGACGGCAAGGAGATCACCGTCCGCAGCGTCTGGGTGGATCCGGGTTACGACTTCACGCACAACCTGCGGGACGTGGCGGTGCTCACGCTCGCCGAGCCGCAGCCGGGCCGGCCGGTCCTGGGCATGGTCGGCCAGGGTGAGAGCGAGCCGTACGCGGCCGGGACGGCGGCGCAGGTCTACGGCTGGGGCGACACCACCGGCAACGGTGCGTACGCCTCGACCCTGCACCGGGTGACCGTCCCGATCGTCGCGGACGAGACCTGTTCGCGGGCCTATCCGAGCGGCGGGGAGTCGCCGTTCGACGCGCGCTTCATGGTGTGTGCGGGCTCGGAGCAGGGCGGCCGGGACGCCTGCCAGGGGGACAGCGGGGGGCCGCTGCTGGTCGGCGGCCGGCTGGCCGGGCTGGTCTCCTGGGGC
The Kitasatospora paranensis genome window above contains:
- a CDS encoding serine protease, which encodes MTLGDLVLPLLDAPASRIRPDARRGGRPGRPAPGPRRRRRALALALLAALPGPLILLGAGSASAQRRIVGGEATSTSEHPWMVALASRQQFGSARSGQFCGGVLVTATKVVTAAHCFYDERTGHRIDRPGLEAVIGRDDLRTRDGKEITVRSVWVDPGYDFTHNLRDVAVLTLAEPQPGRPVLGMVGQGESEPYAAGTAAQVYGWGDTTGNGAYASTLHRVTVPIVADETCSRAYPSGGESPFDARFMVCAGSEQGGRDACQGDSGGPLLVGGRLAGLVSWGTGCAEADHPGVYTRVASVADDVRSAL